A single window of bacterium DNA harbors:
- a CDS encoding OsmC family protein has translation MIRSSNAVWKGSLRDGKGEVSLGSGAFKGAYSFKTRFEDSPGTNPEELIAAAHAGCYAMALSAMLGESGFNPDSLEVVARVHLEKGESGFSITKIDIILDARIPGIEEAEFIETAERAKKGCPVSRALAAVPIKLTATLI, from the coding sequence ATGATTAGGAGTTCTAATGCGGTATGGAAGGGTAGCCTTAGGGATGGAAAGGGTGAAGTTTCGCTTGGAAGTGGAGCATTCAAGGGCGCATATTCATTTAAAACAAGGTTCGAGGACAGCCCCGGAACAAATCCAGAGGAGCTTATTGCAGCTGCTCATGCGGGCTGTTATGCCATGGCGCTTTCCGCCATGCTAGGTGAAAGCGGTTTTAATCCTGATAGTCTCGAAGTGGTGGCAAGGGTTCATCTCGAAAAAGGGGAAAGTGGTTTTTCTATAACAAAGATAGATATCATACTCGATGCGCGCATTCCCGGTATTGAAGAGGCGGAGTTTATTGAAACTGCCGAACGCGCTAAAAAAGGATGTCCAGTATCCAGGGCACTCGCCGCTGTCCCTATAAAACTCACCGCTACACTTATTTAA